From a region of the Halanaerobium hydrogeniformans genome:
- a CDS encoding TrmH family RNA methyltransferase: protein MNEIISSSQNDKIKYLNKLYRSRTRRKEGVFVLEGKRLIEAASAGGADFERVFLSPAFFKADKNKDLIDKLQNRVSLDLVSEELLKETAATVNPQGIIAIVKEPNYSSEKFFKTADKILLLDRIQDPGNMGTMIRTAAAAGFEAVIALKGSVDIYNQKVIRASMGGIFAIPIWQKVSKNEFKKDLKDRAADFELLAADIKAEKYHFEHQYQQKLILMIGNEANGLAEDLLNIADMKVKIPLKGEMESLNAAIAAAVISFEILAQQLK from the coding sequence ATGAATGAAATTATAAGCAGTTCTCAAAATGATAAAATTAAATATTTAAATAAGCTCTATCGGAGCAGAACAAGACGAAAAGAAGGTGTCTTTGTTCTGGAAGGAAAAAGGCTTATTGAGGCTGCATCAGCAGGAGGAGCAGATTTTGAACGGGTCTTTCTCTCTCCTGCTTTTTTTAAAGCTGATAAAAACAAAGATTTAATCGATAAGCTGCAAAACAGGGTCAGCCTGGACCTGGTCAGTGAAGAATTATTAAAAGAAACTGCAGCTACAGTTAATCCTCAGGGGATTATCGCTATTGTTAAAGAACCTAACTACAGCAGTGAAAAGTTTTTTAAAACTGCAGATAAAATTTTACTATTAGACAGGATTCAGGATCCAGGTAATATGGGAACCATGATTAGAACTGCAGCAGCAGCTGGATTTGAGGCAGTAATTGCCCTAAAAGGTTCGGTGGACATCTATAACCAGAAGGTTATCAGGGCAAGTATGGGTGGTATTTTTGCCATCCCAATCTGGCAGAAAGTTTCTAAAAATGAATTTAAAAAAGATTTAAAAGACAGGGCAGCTGATTTTGAACTGCTTGCAGCTGATATTAAGGCTGAAAAATATCATTTTGAGCATCAATACCAGCAAAAATTAATTTTAATGATCGGTAATGAGGCCAATGGTCTGGCAGAAGATCTGCTTAATATAGCAGATATGAAGGTTAAAATACCGCTTAAAGGAGAAATGGAATCTTTAAATGCTGCCATCGCAGCAGCCGTTATTTCTTTTGAGATTTTGGCCCAGCAGTTAAAGTGA
- the rplT gene encoding 50S ribosomal protein L20 → MPRVKRGNKARKRRKKVLKMAKGYFGSRSKLFRPANQAVMKSLHYAYVDRKKKKRNFRRLWITRINAAARQEGLSYSRFINGLRQAEVEIDRKMLADLAVNDSDAFSDLVGLAKEQLGN, encoded by the coding sequence ATGCCACGTGTAAAAAGAGGTAATAAGGCGCGTAAGCGCAGAAAAAAGGTTTTAAAAATGGCTAAGGGATATTTTGGCTCCCGCAGCAAATTATTTCGTCCTGCTAATCAGGCAGTAATGAAATCTCTTCATTATGCTTATGTAGATAGAAAAAAGAAAAAGCGTAATTTTAGAAGACTCTGGATCACCAGAATCAATGCTGCTGCAAGACAGGAAGGCTTATCTTACAGCCGTTTTATCAATGGTTTAAGACAGGCTGAAGTTGAAATAGATCGTAAAATGTTAGCCGATCTGGCTGTAAATGACTCAGATGCATTTTCAGATCTGGTTGGTTTAGCAAAAGAACAGCTAGGAAATTAA